A genomic window from Triplophysa dalaica isolate WHDGS20190420 chromosome 24, ASM1584641v1, whole genome shotgun sequence includes:
- the dhtkd1 gene encoding 2-oxoadipate dehydrogenase complex component E1 codes for MTAVMRLMTLHRLCHQAFRSTRPVVANLYHTQRGVYGYRPRDDPEKDAVLPQVSALNQDHGLARLVEAYRAHGHKAAKINPLLPNAPVLENVPEISLLHGTVPGTLNTTGLRHFGKSEASAEEVVSYLERTYCGGISVETSQLQTLQEREWIADRFEELKKETFSPDERRQLAKLMLESQEFDHFLATKFATVKRYGGEGAESMMGFFDELFRSAAYSGVTDVVMGMPHRGRLNLLTGLLQFPPELMFRKMRGLSEFPENSPSIGDVLSHLTSKVELDFGAGHHLNVTMLPNPSHLEAINPITVGKTRGQQQVKENGDYSSDPNSQPGDKVICLQVHGDASFSGQGIVPETFTLSNLPHFRVGGSIHLIVNNQVGYTTPSERARSSLYCSDVGKIVGCAIIHVNGHDAEEVLRATRLAVEYQRRFRKDVIVDLLCYRQWGHNELDDPSFTNPAMYKIIRSRNSIPDSYADQLISEGLMTEEERGQIKTTCYTTLNDRLNNMTVYSPPPTNLQGRWGDLVEPQNRISVWDTGVALPLLQFVGAKSVSIPEEIHLHSHLMKTHVQARLQKLQEGTKLDWSTAEALAFGTLLCQGFNIRISGQDVGRGTFSQRHAMVVCQETNDMYVPLNHISAQQKGQLEVCNSALSEEAVLGFEYGMSIALPKLLPIWEAQFGDFFNGAQIIFDTFLSGGEAKWLLQSGLVILLPHGYDGAGPEHSSCRIERFLQLCDSKEEGVDGDTVNKGVVNPTLPAQYFHLLRRQMIRNFRKPLIVASPKTLLRFSGAVSSLADMGPGTSFRPVIGDSAVTPTSVRRVLVCSGKHYYALQKHRETLPEAVKNTAIIRVEELCPFPTEALQQELSKYTNAKEFIWSQEEPQNMGCWSFVAPRFERQLACKLRLVSRPALPAPAVGIGTLHHEQHEAILKSSFS; via the exons ATGACAGCGGTTATGAGGCTTATGACCTTGCACAGACTTTGTCATCAGGCTTTTAGGTCTACGCGGCCGGTTGTAGCCAATTTGTATCACACGCAGCGGGGAGTTTACGGTTACCGACCGAGAGACGATCCGGAGAAAGATGCTGTTCTGCCGCAGGTCTCCGCGCTGAACCAAG ATCACGGACTGGCGCGATTGGTGGAGGCCTATAGAGCACATGGACACAAGGCGGCTAAAATTAACCCGTTGCTTCCAAACGCCCCTGTCCTGGAGAACGTGCCAGAGATCAGCCTTCTGCATGGAACTGTGCCAGGCACCCTCAACACCACTG GATTGCGGCATTTTGGGAAATCTGAAGCGTCTGCCGAAGAGGTGGTGTCTTACCTGGAGAGAACGTACTGCGGGGGAATCTCGGTGGAAACCAGTCAGCTCCAAACCTTACAGGAACGAGAGTGGATTGCGGACCGCTTTGAAGAGCTCAAGAAAGAAACGTTCTCTCCAGACGAGAGGAGACAGCTGGCCAAACTAATGCTTGAATCTCAG gAGTTTGACCACTTTTTAGCCACCAAGTTTGCCACGGTGAAACGTTATGGAGGTGAAGGAGCAGAGAGCATGATGGGATTTTTCGACGAGCTTTTCCGCTCTGCTGCGTACAGCGGCGTGACAGACGTGGTCATGGGAATGCCTCACCGCGGACGCCTCAACCTGCTCACTGGTCTCCTGCAGTTCCCTCCAGAG CTCATGTTTCGTAAGATGAGGGGTCTCAGCGAGTTTCCGGAGAATTCTCCTTCTATCGGCGACGTGCTGTCCCATTTGACCTCCAAGGTGGAGCTGGACTTTGGTGCGGGACACCATCTCAATGTCACTATGCTACCCAACCCCTCCCACCTGGAGGCGATCAATCCCATCACGGTGGGAAAGACTCGAGGCCAACAGCAAGTCAAAGAGAACGGAGACTATTCAAGTGACCCCAACTCACAGCCGGGAGACAAAGTCATATGCCTGCAG GTTCATGGCGATGCTTCGTTTTCAGGCCAAGGCATTGTACCCGAGACGTTTACCCTGTCAAACCTCCCCCATTTTAGAGTCGGAGGAAGCATCCACCTGATAGTGAACAATCAAGTGGGCTACACCACTCCCTCTGAGAGGGCACGGTCATCTCTCTATTGCAGTGATGTTg GTAAAATAGTGGGATGTGCTATAATCCATGTAAACGGGCACGACGCTGAGGAGGTGCTCAGAGCGACCCGGCTGGCCGTCGAGTACCAGCGACGCTTCAGGAAAGACGTTATCGTGGACCTTCTCTGTTACCGTCAGTGGGGGCACAATGAGCTGGACGATCCCTCTTTTACCAACCCCGCGATGTATAAAATCATTAG GTCGAGAAATAGTATCCCGGATTCATACGCAGACCAGCTGATCTCTGAGGGTCTGATGACGGAGGAAGAGCGCGGTCAGATCAAGACCACCTGCTACACCACGCTCAATGACCGACTGAACAACATGACCGTCTACAGCCCTCCGCCAACCAACCTGCAGGGCCGTTGGGGAGACCTGGTGGAGCCCCAGAACAGAATCTCAGTGTGGGACACAGGCGTAGCTCTGCCCCTGCTGCAATTCGTAGGTGCCAAATCTGTGAGCATACCTGAGGAGATTCACCTACATAGTCACCTGATGAAGACACATGTGCAG GCCCGGCTGCAGAAACTTCAAGAGGGAACGAAACTGGACTGGTCCACAGCAGAAGCCCTGGCTTTTGGCACATTGTTGTGTCAGG GATTCAACATCCGTATTAGCGGTCAGGACGTGGGCCGGGGCACTTTTAGCCAACGACACGCTATGGTCGTGTGTCAGGAGACCAATGACATGTATGTACCGCTCAATCACATCAGCGCCCAACAGAAAGGTCAATTAGAG gTATGTAACAGTGCTCTGTCTGAGGAGGCTGTGTTAGGATTTGAATATGGGATGAGCATTGCTCTGCCTAAACTGCTGCCTATTTGGGAAGCTCAGTTTGGAGATTTCTTCAACGGCGCCCAGATCATTTTTGACACTTTTCTGTCTGGAG GTGAAGCTAAATGGCTTCTGCAGAGTGGACTGGTCATCTTATTACCTCACGGGTATGATGGAGCAGGACCCGAGCATTCATCCTGCCGAATTGAGCGCTTCTTGCAG CTGTGTGACAGTAAAGAGGAAGGTGTTGATGGCGACACAGTGAACAAGGGGGTCGTGAACCCCACCTTACCAGCCCAATACTTCCATCTCTTGCGAAGACAGATGATTCGAAACTTCAGGAAACCGCTGATTGTGGCGTCTCCTAAAACTCTACTGCGGTTCTCC GGGGCCGTGTCAAGCTTAGCTGATATGGGACCTGGAACTTCATTCAGACCTGTGATTGGTGATTCTGCTGTAACCCCAACAAG TGTGCGGCGGGTTCTGGTGTGCTCTGGTAAACATTACTACGCTctgcagaaacacagagagacatTACCAGAGGCGGTCAAAAACACAGCGATAATCCGGGTGGAGGAACTGTGTCCCTTCCCCACAGAAGCCCTACAACAGGAACTCAGTAAATACACAAACGCCAAAG AGTTTATCTGGAGTCAAGAGGAGCCGCAGAACATGGGCTGTTGGTCATTTGTCGCACCAAGATTCGAAAGACAGTTGGCCTGCAAG TTGAGGTTAGTAAGCAGACCTGCGCTGCCGGCCCCCGCTGTGGGCATCGGGACTCTCCACCACGAGCAACATGAAGCAATCCTAAAATCTTCCTTCTCCTGA